In a genomic window of Struthio camelus isolate bStrCam1 chromosome 20, bStrCam1.hap1, whole genome shotgun sequence:
- the RAB14 gene encoding ras-related protein Rab-14 has product MATAPYNYSYIFKYIIIGDMGVGKSCLLHQFTEKKFMADCPHTIGVEFGTRIIEVSGQKIKLQIWDTAGQERFRAVTRSYYRGAAGALMVYDITRRSTYNHLSSWLTDARNLTNPNTVIILIGNKADLEAQRDVTYEEAKQFAEENGLLFLEASAKTGENVEDAFLEAAKKIYQNIQDGSLDLNAAESGVQHKPSAPQGGRLTSEPQPQREGCGC; this is encoded by the exons ATGGCGACTGCACCTTACAACTACTCCTACATCTTTAAGTACATCATTATTG GGGACATGGGTGTAGGAAAGTCCTGCTTGCTTCATcaatttacagaaaagaaat TTATGGCGGACTGTCCCCACACAATTGGTGTTGAATTTGGTACAAGAATAATTGAAGTTAGTGGCCAAAAAATTAAACTACAGATCTGGGATACAGCAGGACAAGAGCGATTCAGGGCTGTCACGCGAAGCTACTACAGAGGAGCAGCAGGGGCTCTCATGGTCTATGACATTACCAG AAGAAGTACATATAATCACTTAAGCAGCTGGCTGACAGATGCAAGGAATCTCACCAATCCAAATACT GTGATAATCCTCATAGGAAATAAAGCAGATCTGGAAGCACAGAGAGATGTTACATATGAAGAAGCCAAACAATTTGCTGAAGAAAATG GTTTATTGTTCCTTGAAGCAAGTGCAAAAAC TGGAGAGAACGTGGAGGATGCGTTCCTGGAGGCTGCCAAGAAAATATACCAGAATATCCAAGATGGAAGCCTGGATCTGAATGCTGCAGAATCGGGTGTACAGCACAAACCGTCAGCCCCGCAGGGGGGGCGGCTAACCAGCgaaccccagccccagagagaagGCTGTGGCTGCTAG